Proteins encoded by one window of Kribbella italica:
- a CDS encoding alpha-galactosidase, whose amino-acid sequence MGFRTVTELVHDTTTRIFEHGWQSWSPSGWYDPTARPPRPTAPNHHVMAYRPDVEAGRFQGEGLLAVSTGGEVTVVAALSPDIVPSIRCEVVGDRLVISADGKVELTTSTQANSNQALADWADTFAAQYHPAVRVFGPSWCSWYAYWGKVTERDVMNEVRQFDEHGLSVDLVLLDEGYQAEIGDWLTPRDDFGSTVRLASDIRASGRRAGIWVAPFLVGSRSETARQHPEWLVPGISAGTNWGQEQLVLDVTNPAAARHLQDVFTELCRQGYDHFKLDFCYAGAIEGRRHEQVDGITAYRHGLRLIREVVGPNRILHGCGAPILPSLGLVDCMRVSPDTDPLVDPPSGDISQPGQRGARSTSVAREFLHGRWWANDPDCLIVQPDIQDREAWANHVENSPGLRMSSDPIGALDRWGLDRTRELLTPTSSRPHPLRAFDA is encoded by the coding sequence GTGGGCTTTCGTACCGTCACCGAGCTCGTGCACGACACCACCACCCGCATCTTCGAGCACGGGTGGCAGTCGTGGAGCCCGAGCGGCTGGTACGACCCGACCGCCCGTCCGCCCAGGCCGACGGCTCCCAACCACCACGTGATGGCCTACCGGCCGGACGTCGAGGCGGGCCGGTTCCAGGGCGAGGGCCTGCTCGCGGTCTCGACGGGCGGCGAGGTCACCGTCGTCGCGGCGCTGTCCCCCGACATCGTCCCGTCGATCCGCTGCGAGGTCGTCGGGGATCGTCTCGTGATCTCCGCCGACGGCAAGGTCGAACTGACCACCAGCACCCAGGCCAACAGCAACCAGGCCCTCGCCGACTGGGCCGACACGTTCGCTGCCCAGTACCACCCCGCGGTCCGCGTGTTCGGCCCGTCCTGGTGCAGCTGGTACGCGTACTGGGGCAAGGTCACCGAGCGGGACGTGATGAACGAGGTCCGCCAGTTCGACGAGCACGGGCTGAGCGTCGACCTGGTCCTGCTCGACGAGGGCTACCAGGCCGAGATCGGCGACTGGCTGACGCCACGCGACGACTTCGGCTCGACCGTCCGGCTCGCCTCCGACATCCGCGCGAGCGGGCGGCGGGCCGGGATCTGGGTGGCACCGTTCCTGGTCGGCAGCCGCAGCGAGACCGCGCGCCAACACCCCGAGTGGCTCGTCCCCGGCATCTCCGCGGGCACGAACTGGGGCCAGGAGCAACTGGTCCTGGACGTCACGAACCCTGCCGCGGCAAGGCATCTCCAGGACGTGTTCACCGAGTTGTGCCGCCAGGGCTACGACCACTTCAAGCTCGACTTCTGCTACGCGGGCGCGATCGAGGGCCGGCGGCACGAACAGGTCGACGGCATCACGGCGTACCGGCACGGGCTACGGCTGATCCGCGAGGTGGTCGGACCGAACCGCATCCTGCACGGCTGCGGCGCCCCGATCCTGCCGAGCCTCGGCCTGGTCGACTGCATGCGGGTCTCCCCCGACACCGACCCGCTGGTCGATCCGCCGTCCGGCGACATCAGCCAGCCCGGTCAGCGTGGTGCCCGGTCGACCTCGGTGGCGCGCGAGTTCCTGCACGGCCGCTGGTGGGCGAACGACCCGGACTGCCTGATCGTCCAGCCCGACATCCAGGACCGCGAGGCGTGGGCGAACCACGTCGAGAACTCTCCCGGCCTGCGGATGTCCAGCGACCCGATCGGCGCGCTGGACCGATGGGGCCTCGACCGGACCCGCGAACTGCTGACGCCGACGTCGTCCCGGCCGCATCCACTGAGAGCCTTCGATGCTTAA
- a CDS encoding helix-turn-helix domain-containing protein, which yields MTEPADYEHDLATQVLIELYSEIPPPSKLVTGHFHSGGDYRVVRPAGVGSWYLLYTAGGTGRYRIGADSLTLRVGDLVLVSPGTEHDYGTVGTYWETWWAHFQPRRDWHAWWSLPQAMPGLSYVRLTRPSETDRLVSAFARLHRDAQRAGLSPTGDTELHLLEQNLAVQLTMNGIEEVLLVAASSLRRETRSLDPRVQLVLDAVTSDPARAHTLNSLAGLAQVSVSRLAHLFKEQVGDSIMSVVVGLRLQRASELLGATDMSVGQVARAVGFESPHYFSRQFGRRFGASPSDYRRSVRNPGQC from the coding sequence ATGACAGAGCCTGCTGACTACGAGCACGATCTTGCTACTCAGGTGCTGATCGAGCTGTACAGCGAGATCCCGCCGCCGAGCAAACTCGTCACCGGCCACTTCCACAGCGGCGGCGACTACCGGGTGGTCCGGCCGGCCGGTGTCGGCAGCTGGTACCTGCTCTACACGGCCGGCGGCACCGGGCGGTACCGGATCGGTGCCGACTCGCTCACGCTGCGCGTCGGCGATCTCGTCCTGGTCAGCCCGGGGACCGAGCACGACTACGGCACGGTCGGCACGTACTGGGAGACCTGGTGGGCCCACTTCCAGCCGCGGCGCGACTGGCACGCCTGGTGGTCGTTGCCGCAGGCAATGCCCGGGCTGTCGTACGTGCGGCTGACCAGGCCGTCGGAGACCGATCGGCTGGTGTCCGCGTTCGCGCGGCTGCACCGGGACGCGCAGCGCGCGGGTCTGTCGCCGACCGGCGACACCGAGCTGCACCTGCTCGAGCAGAACCTGGCCGTCCAGCTCACGATGAACGGCATCGAGGAGGTGCTGCTCGTTGCCGCGAGCAGCTTGCGCCGGGAGACCCGTTCGCTCGATCCGCGGGTGCAGTTGGTGCTCGACGCGGTGACGTCCGACCCGGCCCGGGCGCACACGCTGAACTCACTGGCCGGGCTGGCGCAGGTCTCGGTGTCCCGGCTCGCCCACCTGTTCAAGGAGCAGGTGGGCGACTCGATCATGAGCGTCGTGGTCGGGCTGCGGTTGCAGCGTGCGTCGGAGCTGCTCGGCGCGACCGACATGTCCGTCGGACAGGTCGCGCGCGCCGTCGGCTTCGAGTCCCCGCACTACTTCAGTCGCCAGTTCGGCCGCCGGTTCGGGGCGTCGCCGAGCGACTACCGGCGTTCGGTCAGGAACCCAGGGCAATGTTGA